A section of the Clostridium felsineum DSM 794 genome encodes:
- a CDS encoding nitrogenase component 1 — protein sequence MSKCVENPRSSCALGGALGVATAIERFIPIFHAGPGCGLQTSIGQKTGYIGGIGCPSTNMFEKEVIFGGSKRLKETIEGSLEVMEGDYYVVLTGCTSGIIGDDVDGVVNKFKDKGVPILSIETSGFKGDTYYGYEVAIEGIFKAIVAKQPKEKRVVNLFGIVPHQDIFWEGNFEEIVRILNKLGLKVNTFFTAHQNINNIKTASSAALNIILSPWLLDKFSKNFYEQFGVETFRYNGIPIGPTDTSRFVIELAKKLEIEEELVNNVIEEEEDYVYSHFEKNIGVVSNYRFIIVGDANTVIGVTKFLVNDYSQVPLLAIVTDDIPVSYRKKIEEEVQNLEYGRKPRVVFENDKWKIGELVKEYKDEATLLMGSSLDREIGNELDIFTTLVSYPATGAFIINKGYAGYRGCLTFLEDLYNNN from the coding sequence ATGAGTAAATGTGTAGAAAATCCAAGAAGTTCTTGTGCTTTAGGGGGAGCACTTGGAGTGGCAACGGCAATCGAAAGGTTTATACCAATTTTTCATGCAGGACCAGGCTGTGGACTTCAAACCTCTATAGGACAAAAAACTGGTTATATAGGAGGTATAGGTTGCCCAAGCACTAACATGTTTGAAAAAGAGGTTATATTTGGTGGAAGTAAGAGGTTAAAGGAAACTATAGAGGGATCTTTAGAAGTAATGGAAGGGGACTATTATGTAGTATTAACGGGATGTACTTCTGGAATAATAGGTGATGATGTAGATGGTGTTGTTAATAAATTTAAGGATAAAGGGGTTCCTATATTAAGTATTGAAACTTCAGGCTTTAAGGGGGATACATATTATGGATATGAGGTCGCAATAGAAGGGATATTCAAGGCAATTGTTGCAAAGCAGCCTAAAGAAAAGAGGGTTGTTAATTTATTCGGAATAGTACCTCATCAGGATATATTTTGGGAAGGTAACTTTGAAGAAATTGTAAGAATATTAAATAAACTTGGGCTTAAGGTAAATACTTTTTTTACAGCACATCAAAATATAAATAATATAAAGACGGCATCAAGTGCGGCATTAAATATAATATTATCACCTTGGCTTTTAGACAAATTTTCAAAGAATTTTTATGAGCAATTTGGAGTTGAAACCTTTAGATATAATGGAATTCCTATAGGACCGACAGACACCTCAAGATTTGTAATAGAGTTAGCCAAAAAACTTGAAATAGAAGAAGAATTAGTAAATAATGTAATCGAAGAAGAGGAAGACTATGTATATAGTCATTTTGAAAAGAATATAGGGGTTGTATCAAATTATAGATTTATTATTGTAGGGGATGCAAATACTGTAATAGGAGTAACTAAGTTTTTAGTAAATGACTATAGTCAAGTACCCTTGCTTGCTATAGTGACAGATGATATTCCAGTTAGTTATCGTAAGAAAATTGAAGAGGAAGTTCAAAATTTAGAATATGGTAGAAAACCTAGAGTAGTATTTGAAAATGATAAATGGAAAATAGGGGAACTTGTTAAAGAATATAAGGATGAAGCTACATTGTTAATGGGCAGTAGCTTAGATAGAGAAATTGGTAATGAACTGGATATATTTACTACGCTAGTAAGTTATCCAGCAACAGGTGCATTTATAATAAACAAAGGTTATGCAGGCTATAGAGGCTGTTTAACCTTTCTTGAAGATTTATATAACAATAATTAA
- a CDS encoding AraC family transcriptional regulator, with amino-acid sequence MRNPSNYYYKKMPNENFFVDIFQNYHTELGSTLYSHWHEHLQFFYYTSGTAILNCNHKEIKVATDDLIIVNSNELHDCINTCTNLSYYVIRVDLSFLFSNQTDCCQAKFLTPLAENLILFKNLIRNDTTANNYIKEIIKEYFEKNLGYELYIKGLFYELIVYLMRNYIEKILTKKQFDMRVNNLTRFSKTIKYIEDNYCSKIDLNTLAKITNMSTYHFCRSFKALTGNSPINYINKLKINKALSLLRKGELNVTEVALNCGFNDINYFSRLFKKYNNISPREVKKGS; translated from the coding sequence ATGCGAAATCCATCAAATTATTATTATAAAAAAATGCCTAATGAAAACTTTTTTGTAGATATATTTCAAAATTATCATACTGAGCTTGGATCTACTCTTTATAGTCATTGGCATGAACATCTTCAATTTTTTTACTACACCAGTGGGACTGCTATCCTAAATTGCAATCATAAAGAAATAAAAGTAGCAACAGATGATTTGATAATAGTAAACAGCAATGAGCTGCACGATTGTATAAATACCTGTACAAATTTAAGTTACTATGTCATACGAGTAGATTTAAGTTTTCTTTTTAGTAATCAAACAGACTGCTGCCAAGCCAAATTTTTAACGCCACTAGCTGAAAATCTCATACTCTTCAAAAACTTAATTAGGAATGATACCACTGCAAACAATTATATAAAAGAAATTATTAAAGAATATTTCGAGAAAAATTTAGGATACGAGCTGTATATAAAGGGGCTTTTTTATGAGCTTATTGTTTATTTAATGAGAAATTACATAGAAAAAATTTTAACTAAAAAACAATTTGATATGCGTGTAAATAATTTGACTCGTTTTAGCAAAACCATTAAATACATAGAAGATAACTACTGCTCTAAGATAGATTTGAACACTCTTGCAAAAATCACCAATATGAGCACCTACCATTTTTGTAGATCCTTTAAAGCACTTACTGGCAATTCACCTATAAACTATATAAATAAGCTTAAAATAAATAAAGCCTTGTCCCTTTTGAGGAAAGGTGAACTTAATGTAACAGAGGTGGCTCTAAATTGCGGTTTTAATGATATTAACTATTTTAGTAGATTGTTTAAAAAATACAATAATATATCCCCAAGGGAGGTAAAAAAGGGCTCTTAA
- a CDS encoding alpha/beta hydrolase codes for MQKSKVETINFNSEVLSKEMAIKVYLPKEYEDIETLPVLYFLHGRSQNENIMEEMDIRIKADKLIEKGEIEPLIIVCPRIDNSHGVNSSFSYKELLEPGDSGRIMNLGRYEDYFIKEVVPFIDKTFNTIKDRRGRYIGGISAGGYAALHNAFRHQNMFSKVGGHMPALELRLEEEDKAYYSDENVWNKYNPIYIASNNDIFNMKVYLDAGDKDEGEFYKGCSILYKILEEKKVNCENYIFIGNHSGGYIKSNMEKYLKFYNEER; via the coding sequence ATGCAGAAATCAAAAGTTGAGACAATAAATTTTAATAGTGAAGTGCTTTCAAAGGAAATGGCAATTAAGGTGTATTTACCTAAAGAATATGAGGATATTGAGACTTTACCTGTATTATATTTTCTTCATGGAAGAAGTCAAAATGAAAATATTATGGAGGAGATGGATATAAGAATTAAGGCCGACAAGCTTATAGAAAAAGGAGAAATAGAGCCCCTAATAATTGTATGTCCAAGAATTGATAATAGCCATGGTGTAAACTCATCTTTCAGTTACAAAGAGCTGCTTGAGCCTGGCGACAGTGGTAGGATAATGAATTTGGGAAGGTATGAGGATTATTTTATAAAAGAGGTGGTGCCTTTTATAGACAAAACCTTTAATACCATAAAAGATAGGAGAGGAAGATATATAGGTGGAATATCCGCAGGTGGCTATGCAGCACTTCATAATGCTTTTAGGCATCAAAATATGTTTTCAAAGGTTGGAGGTCATATGCCTGCATTGGAGCTTAGGCTTGAAGAGGAGGATAAAGCCTATTATAGTGATGAAAATGTATGGAATAAATACAATCCTATATACATAGCTAGTAATAATGATATTTTTAATATGAAGGTTTATCTTGATGCAGGAGATAAAGACGAGGGCGAATTTTATAAGGGATGTTCTATTTTATACAAAATATTAGAGGAAAAGAAGGTTAATTGTGAGAATTATATATTTATAGGAAATCACAGTGGTGGGTATATAAAATCTAATATGGAGAAATACTTAAAGTTTTATAATGAAGAAAGGTGA
- a CDS encoding GNAT family N-acetyltransferase, with translation MIIREANIKDVNDIARVHVDTWKTSYSKFIKEDYLKKRTYEWQEQKWLDRLFDNKSAKEFMYVAENDRRQVVGFASGEMNPEREKHDSILYTIYILKEYQGQGIGRKLFEVVWNRLKSEGAKDMIVWAFKENTACKFYENLGGRLVDKKEAVKGGVELDEVAYLFK, from the coding sequence ATGATTATACGAGAAGCAAATATTAAAGATGTTAATGATATTGCTAGAGTTCATGTTGATACTTGGAAAACTTCGTATTCTAAATTTATAAAGGAAGATTACCTTAAAAAACGTACCTATGAATGGCAGGAACAAAAGTGGCTTGATAGGTTATTTGATAATAAAAGTGCAAAAGAGTTTATGTATGTGGCTGAAAATGATAGAAGGCAAGTTGTTGGCTTTGCATCAGGAGAAATGAATCCAGAGAGGGAAAAGCACGATAGTATTTTATACACAATTTATATTTTAAAGGAATATCAAGGACAAGGAATTGGTAGAAAATTATTTGAAGTAGTGTGGAATAGGCTTAAGAGTGAGGGCGCAAAAGATATGATAGTTTGGGCTTTTAAAGAAAATACAGCCTGTAAGTTCTATGAGAATTTGGGCGGAAGGTTAGTAGATAAAAAGGAAGCGGTTAAAGGCGGAGTTGAATTAGATGAGGTGGCGTATCTTTTTAAATAA
- a CDS encoding FtsX-like permease family protein encodes MGAYIYAFKMLKKNVKSNLIYLISIIFPMALIFNLLNVINNANFFADEVAGRKNDIAADIIFLLVLLVCVFTFYANSYFVMGKSKEMGIAELSGIWPGKMARMLLFQNTLIELVGCVLGILVGMAIMPIFLLVMYNIIGKSGSLFVISNYSIGGTFAILFLQLVYATMGDYSYASTREIIDLIEYNKRSRPKAKKYLSLKEIIDIVYMRKDKEKTRSKVKLFNKSIDLCLIGYFIPIIFPFLCPKYVPVSVGEIFAILPSIYGIQGIITHSIPKKILSLKNEKYLDDKIKMISLSNLYVSLKNLKFLLVTLAVTVEGVLCAMAVFESPRVKTICVFAYVTIIILISASILYKTIMEADKKNQIFNQLALIGYTTKEIKQIIKEEFKLYYAIIITLPLFHILIFFIMFKKANMLSSSMLIMMLIIFLIAFCLTGLICYRVYRKLVLKKNRFRFF; translated from the coding sequence ATGGGTGCATATATTTATGCTTTTAAAATGCTTAAAAAGAATGTTAAGAGTAATTTAATATACTTAATATCAATAATATTTCCTATGGCACTTATATTTAATCTTTTAAATGTTATTAACAATGCTAATTTTTTTGCGGACGAGGTAGCTGGGAGAAAGAATGATATTGCTGCGGATATAATATTTTTACTAGTATTACTTGTTTGTGTATTCACTTTTTATGCAAATTCTTATTTTGTTATGGGAAAATCAAAAGAAATGGGAATTGCAGAGTTAAGTGGTATTTGGCCAGGAAAAATGGCTAGAATGCTTTTGTTTCAAAACACTTTAATAGAGTTAGTGGGCTGCGTTCTTGGAATACTTGTTGGAATGGCAATAATGCCTATTTTTCTGTTAGTTATGTACAATATAATAGGGAAAAGCGGCAGTTTGTTCGTAATATCAAATTATTCAATTGGAGGAACCTTTGCCATACTATTTCTTCAGCTAGTTTATGCAACAATGGGAGATTACAGTTATGCTTCTACTAGGGAAATTATAGATTTAATAGAATACAACAAAAGGTCACGCCCTAAAGCTAAAAAGTATTTATCACTTAAAGAAATAATTGATATAGTATATATGAGAAAGGATAAGGAAAAGACGCGTTCTAAGGTGAAGCTTTTTAATAAATCCATTGATTTGTGTTTAATAGGTTACTTTATCCCAATAATTTTTCCGTTTCTATGTCCTAAATATGTTCCGGTTTCCGTGGGAGAGATTTTTGCCATATTACCAAGCATATATGGTATACAAGGGATTATAACACATTCAATTCCTAAAAAGATACTTAGCCTAAAAAATGAAAAGTACTTAGATGATAAAATAAAAATGATATCCTTAAGTAATTTATATGTATCGCTTAAAAATTTAAAGTTTTTACTTGTTACTTTGGCGGTTACTGTAGAGGGAGTTTTATGCGCTATGGCAGTATTTGAATCTCCAAGGGTAAAGACAATATGTGTGTTCGCCTATGTTACTATAATAATTTTGATTTCTGCAAGTATTTTATATAAAACAATTATGGAAGCAGATAAGAAGAATCAAATATTTAATCAGTTAGCTTTAATTGGTTATACCACAAAAGAAATTAAACAAATTATTAAGGAAGAATTTAAGTTGTACTATGCTATAATCATTACTCTGCCTTTATTTCATATATTAATATTTTTTATCATGTTTAAAAAGGCAAATATGCTTTCAAGTAGTATGCTTATAATGATGCTTATAATATTTTTAATTGCATTCTGTTTAACAGGATTAATTTGTTACAGAGTATATAGAAAATTGGTATTAAAGAAGAATAGATTTAGATTTTTTTAG
- a CDS encoding ABC transporter ATP-binding protein, with translation MKNIITAKDIIKVYGDENKTRVLNNVSLEVNEGDFICIMGPSGSGKSTFLNVLSTVDRPSKGVVKINNQNVYEMTESRVGEFRYENIGFIFQDFNLIESMTIRENISVPLMLAGVKAKEIREKTDETAKSLNIFETLDKFPNECSGGQRQRAAAARALVTNPKLIVADEPTGSLDTKNSHELLKILEERNIKNGTAILMVTHDSMIASYSRKLIFLRDGKIDEQLERGELTQKEFFYKIVDIASKESQSLFDKM, from the coding sequence TTGAAAAATATAATAACTGCAAAAGATATTATTAAAGTCTATGGGGATGAAAATAAAACTAGAGTTTTAAACAATGTTAGTTTAGAAGTTAATGAAGGGGATTTTATATGTATAATGGGGCCATCTGGTTCGGGAAAATCCACATTTTTAAATGTATTGTCAACAGTGGACAGACCTAGTAAAGGAGTAGTAAAGATAAATAATCAAAATGTATATGAAATGACAGAATCTCGAGTGGGCGAATTTAGATATGAAAATATAGGCTTCATTTTTCAGGATTTTAATCTTATTGAGTCTATGACAATAAGAGAGAATATATCGGTGCCTCTTATGCTAGCAGGGGTAAAAGCGAAAGAAATAAGGGAAAAAACTGATGAAACTGCAAAAAGTCTTAATATTTTTGAAACCTTAGATAAGTTTCCAAATGAATGTTCAGGAGGACAAAGACAGAGAGCAGCAGCAGCTAGAGCACTTGTTACTAATCCAAAGTTAATTGTTGCAGACGAACCAACAGGAAGCCTTGATACGAAGAATTCTCATGAGCTTTTAAAAATATTAGAAGAGCGTAATATAAAGAATGGAACGGCAATACTTATGGTCACTCATGATTCTATGATAGCAAGCTACTCAAGAAAACTTATATTCTTAAGAGATGGAAAAATTGATGAACAGCTTGAAAGAGGAGAATTAACTCAAAAAGAATTTTTCTATAAAATTGTAGACATAGCCTCTAAGGAATCTCAAAGTCTATTTGACAAGATGTAG
- a CDS encoding inclusion body family protein: MNTQQLDSSENIDIMVVIDTDYIRKNCKNPSQDPNNPSQIDHNCEYMVCNGKRGVTGQGTADLAFSANPGDNVHFRGTSIYGNSDDAIIIYGITPINPDPNDDGVFNDFEPSLVQRKGAAVPNLHFGKARYKDNNIVAENITLNFVSYCAQVKAKGEEGFHIQFALYTLDGDGETQNLFGYFEWDPSISVN, encoded by the coding sequence ATGAATACGCAACAACTTGATAGTAGTGAGAATATTGATATAATGGTGGTAATTGATACAGATTATATAAGAAAAAACTGTAAAAATCCAAGTCAAGATCCCAATAATCCAAGTCAAATAGATCACAATTGTGAGTATATGGTTTGTAATGGTAAAAGAGGTGTTACAGGACAAGGAACTGCAGACTTGGCTTTTTCAGCTAATCCAGGAGATAATGTACATTTTAGAGGAACCTCCATTTATGGAAATTCAGATGATGCAATAATAATATATGGGATAACTCCAATTAATCCTGATCCTAATGATGATGGTGTATTTAATGATTTTGAACCAAGTTTAGTACAGAGAAAAGGAGCAGCAGTACCTAATTTACATTTTGGTAAAGCTAGATATAAAGATAACAATATAGTAGCAGAAAATATTACTTTGAATTTTGTAAGTTATTGTGCACAAGTAAAAGCGAAAGGAGAAGAAGGTTTTCATATTCAATTTGCATTATATACTTTGGACGGTGATGGAGAAACTCAAAATTTATTTGGATATTTTGAGTGGGATCCAAGTATATCTGTAAATTAA